Proteins from a single region of Callithrix jacchus isolate 240 chromosome 12, calJac240_pri, whole genome shotgun sequence:
- the LOC103791199 gene encoding uncharacterized protein LOC103791199 isoform X16: MGNKLCCCVCPVSDDDEVSGCSPDSKICEAAAEDATAAAPTAAAIEPAELTVEAGDGLPVRDISDGEMPEDRALESEPSDRPETKKSEAVDRALESDPSDHPEEKKYPADDRALDSDPSEDPEIKKYPADDRALESDPSDDPEVKKYPADDRALESDPSDHPEGKKYPADDRALDSDPSEDPEIKKYPADDRALDSDPSEDPEIKKYPADDRAVESDPSDDPEGKKSPADDRALESDPSDHPEGKKYPADDTALDSGPSEDPEIKKYPADDRPLESDPSDDPEGKKSPADDRALESDPSDHPEGKKYPADDRPLESDPSDDPEGKTSPADDGALESDPSDHPEGKKYPADGETTLLFPTKKKSENSCLKRCIIEDRALDSDPSEDPEIKKYPADDRALDSDPSEDPEIKKYPADDRALESDPSDHPEGKKYPADDTALDSGPSEDPEIKKYPADDRPLESDPSDDPEGKKSPADDRAVESDPSDDPEGKKSPADDRALESYPSDDPEVKKYPADDRALESDPSDDPEGKTSPADDRALESDPSDDPEGKKSPADDRGLESYPSDDPEGKKSPADDRVLESDRSDHPETKKFQVVDRALESDPSYHPEGRKYPADDRALESNPSETRKSQTAQEIGENSHRNHIYMDRFSLKFSSCSTIFLEDSTASCPDFEMTLHYISLELYILIKERDGNISFKIFDERIYPLDDEMEKYIMCDPSQTMIYEFICSLFYVKILNVVDAIKSRMYIRRLLQCAPMYIRPTTWRRIILGAFLVVIKVGSNVAVCNEDLCMRFEKTTVDDLNMLEMYFLRLIDYDTNVSKSAYTGYYFRLRDFIVRQGLSLPTYLLDRKRAWDLQALSRMEQDEVFYTGMTRSVSVDDITSLQRTKAILS, translated from the exons ATGGGGAACAAACTGTGCTGCTGTGTGTGCCCCGTTTCGGACGATGATGAGGTGTCAGGGTGTTCTCCAGATTCTAAAATCTGTGAAGCAGCAGCTGAGGATGCCACAGCAGCAGCACCCACGGCTGCTGCCATAGAACCTGCCGAGTTGACTGTTGAAGCTGGTGACGGCCTTCCTGTGCGTGACATCAGTGATGGGGAGATGCCTGAAG ATAGGGCATTGGAGTCCGAACCTTCCGATCGTCCAGAAACAAAGAAATCTGAAGCAGTTG ATAGAGCTTTGGAATCTGACCCTTCTGATcatccagaagaaaagaaatatccagCAGATG ATAGAGCTTTGGATTCCGACCCTTCTGAAgatccagaaataaagaaatatccagcagatg ATAGAGCTTTGGAGTCCGACCCTTCTGATGATCCAGAAGTAAAGAAATATCCAGCAGATG ATAGAGCTTTGGAATCTGACCCTTCTGATcatccagaaggaaagaaatatccaGCAGATG ATAGAGCTTTGGATTCCGACCCTTCTGAAgatccagaaataaagaaatatccagcagatg ATAGAGCTTTGGATTCCGACCCTTCTGAAgatccagaaataaagaaatatccGGCAGATG ATAGAGCTGTGGAGTCCGACCCTTCTGATgatccagaaggaaagaaatctccagcagatg ATAGAGCTTTGGAATCTGACCCTTCTGATcatccagaaggaaagaaatatccaGCAGATG ATACAGCTTTGGATTCCGGCCCTTCTGAAgatccagaaataaagaaatatccGGCAGATG ATAGACCTTTGGAGTCCGACCCTTCTGATgatccagaaggaaagaaatctccAGCAGATG ATAGAGCTTTGGAATCTGACCCTTCTGATcatccagaaggaaagaaatatccaGCAGATG ATAGACCTTTGGAGTCCGACCCTTCTGATGATCCAGAAGGAAAGACATCTCCAGCAGATG ATGGAGCTTTGGAATCTGACCCTTCTGATcatccagaaggaaagaaatatccaGCAGATGGTGAGACAACATTGTTGTTTCCTACCAAgaagaagagtgaaaactctTGTTTGAAGAGGTGTATAATAGAAG ATAGAGCTTTGGATTCCGACCCTTCTGAAgatccagaaataaagaaatatccagcagatg ATAGAGCTTTGGATTCCGACCCTTCTGAAgatccagaaataaagaaatatccGGCAGATG ATAGAGCTTTGGAATCTGACCCTTCTGATcatccagaaggaaagaaatatccaGCAGATG ATACAGCTTTGGATTCCGGCCCTTCTGAAgatccagaaataaagaaatatccGGCAGATG ATAGACCTTTGGAGTCCGACCCTTCTGATgatccagaaggaaagaaatctccAGCAGATG ATAGAGCTGTGGAGTCCGACCCTTCTGATgatccagaaggaaagaaatctccagcagatg ATAGAGCTTTGGAGTCCTACCCTTCTGATGATCCAGAAGTAAAGAAATATCCAGCAGATG ATAGAGCTTTGGAGTCCGACCCTTCTGATGATCCAGAAGGAAAGACATCTCCAGCAGATG ATAGAGCTTTGGAGTCCGACCCTTCTGATgatccagaaggaaagaaatctccagcagatg ATAGAGGTTTGGAGTCCTACCCTTCTGATgatccagaaggaaagaaatctccagcagatg ATAGGGTTTTGGAGTCCGACCGTTCTGATCATCCAGAAACCAAGAAATTTCAAGTAGTTG ATAGGGCTTTGGAGTCTGACCCTTCTTATCatccagaaggaaggaaatatccagcagatg atagGGCTTTGGAGTCCAACCCTTCTGAAACAAGGAAATCCCAAACAG cacaagaaataggagaaaacagCCATAGAAACCAT ATATATATGGATCgtttttctttgaaattcagtTCATGCTCGACAATTTTCCTTGAAGACAGCACAGCCAGCTGCCCTGATTTTGAAATGACACTACACTA TATCTCCTTGGAGTTATATATTCTTATCAAGGAAag agatggaaatatatctttcaaaatatttgatgaacGTATATACCCATTGGAC gacgaaatggaaaaatacattatGTGTGATCCTTCACAGACAATGATTTATGAATTTATATGTTCCCTGTTTTatgtaaaaattctaaatgttgtTGATGCCATCAAAAGTAGG ATGTACATCCGAAGACTTCTACAGTGTGCTCCTATGTACATTCGTCCAACCACCTGGAGGAGGATTATCCTCGGAGCCTTTCTTGTTGTCATCAAGGTTGGGAGCAATGTGGCTGTGTGCAATGAGGACTTATGCATGCGCTTTGAGAAAACTACAGTTGACGATCT GAATATGCTGGAAATGTACTTCTTGAGGCTAATTGATTATGATACTAACGTTTCTAAAAGTGCTTATACCGGATACTACTTCCGTCTTCGTGACTTTATAGTCAGGCAGGGCCTGAGTTTGCCTACTTACCTTCTTGACAGAAAAAGAGCATGGGATCTGCAG
- the LOC103791199 gene encoding uncharacterized protein LOC103791199 isoform X17, with protein sequence MGNKLCCCVCPVSDDDEVSGCSPDSKICEAAAEDATAAAPTAAAIEPAELTVEAGDGLPVRDISDGEMPEDRALESEPSDRPETKKSEAVDRALESDPSDHPEEKKYPADDRALDSDPSEDPEIKKYPADDRALESDPSDDPEVKKYPADDRALESDPSDHPEGKKYPADDRALDSDPSEDPEIKKYPADDRALDSDPSEDPEIKKYPADDRAVESDPSDDPEGKKSPADDRALESDPSDHPEGKKYPADDTALDSGPSEDPEIKKYPADDRPLESDPSDDPEGKKSPADDRALESDPSDHPEGKKYPADDRPLESDPSDDPEGKTSPADDGALESDPSDHPEGKKYPADGETTLLFPTKKKSENSCLKRCIIEDRALDSDPSEDPEIKKYPADDRALDSDPSEDPEIKKYPADDRAVESDPSDDPEGKKSPADDRALESDPSDHPEGKKYPADDRPLESDPSDDPEGKKSPADDRAVESDPSDDPEGKKSPADDRALESYPSDDPEVKKYPADDRALESDPSDDPEGKTSPADDRALESDPSDDPEGKKSPADDRGLESYPSDDPEGKKSPADDRVLESDRSDHPETKKFQVVDRALESDPSYHPEGRKYPADDRALESNPSETRKSQTAQEIGENSHRNHIYMDRFSLKFSSCSTIFLEDSTASCPDFEMTLHYISLELYILIKERDGNISFKIFDERIYPLDDEMEKYIMCDPSQTMIYEFICSLFYVKILNVVDAIKSRMYIRRLLQCAPMYIRPTTWRRIILGAFLVVIKVGSNVAVCNEDLCMRFEKTTVDDLNMLEMYFLRLIDYDTNVSKSAYTGYYFRLRDFIVRQGLSLPTYLLDRKRAWDLQALSRMEQDEVFYTGMTRSVSVDDITSLQRTKAILS encoded by the exons ATGGGGAACAAACTGTGCTGCTGTGTGTGCCCCGTTTCGGACGATGATGAGGTGTCAGGGTGTTCTCCAGATTCTAAAATCTGTGAAGCAGCAGCTGAGGATGCCACAGCAGCAGCACCCACGGCTGCTGCCATAGAACCTGCCGAGTTGACTGTTGAAGCTGGTGACGGCCTTCCTGTGCGTGACATCAGTGATGGGGAGATGCCTGAAG ATAGGGCATTGGAGTCCGAACCTTCCGATCGTCCAGAAACAAAGAAATCTGAAGCAGTTG ATAGAGCTTTGGAATCTGACCCTTCTGATcatccagaagaaaagaaatatccagCAGATG ATAGAGCTTTGGATTCCGACCCTTCTGAAgatccagaaataaagaaatatccagcagatg ATAGAGCTTTGGAGTCCGACCCTTCTGATGATCCAGAAGTAAAGAAATATCCAGCAGATG ATAGAGCTTTGGAATCTGACCCTTCTGATcatccagaaggaaagaaatatccaGCAGATG ATAGAGCTTTGGATTCCGACCCTTCTGAAgatccagaaataaagaaatatccagcagatg ATAGAGCTTTGGATTCCGACCCTTCTGAAgatccagaaataaagaaatatccGGCAGATG ATAGAGCTGTGGAGTCCGACCCTTCTGATgatccagaaggaaagaaatctccagcagatg ATAGAGCTTTGGAATCTGACCCTTCTGATcatccagaaggaaagaaatatccaGCAGATG ATACAGCTTTGGATTCCGGCCCTTCTGAAgatccagaaataaagaaatatccGGCAGATG ATAGACCTTTGGAGTCCGACCCTTCTGATgatccagaaggaaagaaatctccAGCAGATG ATAGAGCTTTGGAATCTGACCCTTCTGATcatccagaaggaaagaaatatccaGCAGATG ATAGACCTTTGGAGTCCGACCCTTCTGATGATCCAGAAGGAAAGACATCTCCAGCAGATG ATGGAGCTTTGGAATCTGACCCTTCTGATcatccagaaggaaagaaatatccaGCAGATGGTGAGACAACATTGTTGTTTCCTACCAAgaagaagagtgaaaactctTGTTTGAAGAGGTGTATAATAGAAG ATAGAGCTTTGGATTCCGACCCTTCTGAAgatccagaaataaagaaatatccagcagatg ATAGAGCTTTGGATTCCGACCCTTCTGAAgatccagaaataaagaaatatccGGCAGATG ATAGAGCTGTGGAGTCCGACCCTTCTGATgatccagaaggaaagaaatctccagcagatg ATAGAGCTTTGGAATCTGACCCTTCTGATcatccagaaggaaagaaatatccaGCAGATG ATAGACCTTTGGAGTCCGACCCTTCTGATgatccagaaggaaagaaatctccAGCAGATG ATAGAGCTGTGGAGTCCGACCCTTCTGATgatccagaaggaaagaaatctccagcagatg ATAGAGCTTTGGAGTCCTACCCTTCTGATGATCCAGAAGTAAAGAAATATCCAGCAGATG ATAGAGCTTTGGAGTCCGACCCTTCTGATGATCCAGAAGGAAAGACATCTCCAGCAGATG ATAGAGCTTTGGAGTCCGACCCTTCTGATgatccagaaggaaagaaatctccagcagatg ATAGAGGTTTGGAGTCCTACCCTTCTGATgatccagaaggaaagaaatctccagcagatg ATAGGGTTTTGGAGTCCGACCGTTCTGATCATCCAGAAACCAAGAAATTTCAAGTAGTTG ATAGGGCTTTGGAGTCTGACCCTTCTTATCatccagaaggaaggaaatatccagcagatg atagGGCTTTGGAGTCCAACCCTTCTGAAACAAGGAAATCCCAAACAG cacaagaaataggagaaaacagCCATAGAAACCAT ATATATATGGATCgtttttctttgaaattcagtTCATGCTCGACAATTTTCCTTGAAGACAGCACAGCCAGCTGCCCTGATTTTGAAATGACACTACACTA TATCTCCTTGGAGTTATATATTCTTATCAAGGAAag agatggaaatatatctttcaaaatatttgatgaacGTATATACCCATTGGAC gacgaaatggaaaaatacattatGTGTGATCCTTCACAGACAATGATTTATGAATTTATATGTTCCCTGTTTTatgtaaaaattctaaatgttgtTGATGCCATCAAAAGTAGG ATGTACATCCGAAGACTTCTACAGTGTGCTCCTATGTACATTCGTCCAACCACCTGGAGGAGGATTATCCTCGGAGCCTTTCTTGTTGTCATCAAGGTTGGGAGCAATGTGGCTGTGTGCAATGAGGACTTATGCATGCGCTTTGAGAAAACTACAGTTGACGATCT GAATATGCTGGAAATGTACTTCTTGAGGCTAATTGATTATGATACTAACGTTTCTAAAAGTGCTTATACCGGATACTACTTCCGTCTTCGTGACTTTATAGTCAGGCAGGGCCTGAGTTTGCCTACTTACCTTCTTGACAGAAAAAGAGCATGGGATCTGCAG
- the LOC103791199 gene encoding uncharacterized protein LOC103791199 isoform X28: MGNKLCCCVCPVSDDDEVSGCSPDSKICEAAAEDATAAAPTAAAIEPAELTVEAGDGLPVRDISDGEMPEDRALESEPSDRPETKKSEAVDRALESDPSDHPEEKKYPADDRALDSDPSEDPEIKKYPADDRALESDPSDDPEVKKYPADDRALESDPSDHPEGKKYPADDRALDSDPSEDPEIKKYPADDRALDSDPSEDPEIKKYPADDRAVESDPSDDPEGKKSPADDRALESDPSDHPEGKKYPADDTALDSGPSEDPEIKKYPADDRPLESDPSDDPEGKKSPADDRALESDPSDHPEGKKYPADDRPLESDPSDDPEGKTSPADDRALDSDPSEDPEIKKYPADDRALDSDPSEDPEIKKYPADDRAVESDPSDDPEGKKSPADDRALESDPSDHPEGKKYPADDTALDSGPSEDPEIKKYPADDRPLESDPSDDPEGKKSPADDRAVESDPSDDPEGKKSPADDRALESYPSDDPEVKKYPADDRALESDPSDDPEGKTSPADDRALESDPSDDPEGKKSPADDRGLESYPSDDPEGKKSPADDRVLESDRSDHPETKKFQVVDRALESDPSYHPEGRKYPADDRALESNPSETRKSQTAQEIGENSHRNHIYMDRFSLKFSSCSTIFLEDSTASCPDFEMTLHYISLELYILIKERDGNISFKIFDERIYPLDDEMEKYIMCDPSQTMIYEFICSLFYVKILNVVDAIKSRMYIRRLLQCAPMYIRPTTWRRIILGAFLVVIKVGSNVAVCNEDLCMRFEKTTVDDLNMLEMYFLRLIDYDTNVSKSAYTGYYFRLRDFIVRQGLSLPTYLLDRKRAWDLQALSRMEQDEVFYTGMTRSVSVDDITSLQRTKAILS, encoded by the exons ATGGGGAACAAACTGTGCTGCTGTGTGTGCCCCGTTTCGGACGATGATGAGGTGTCAGGGTGTTCTCCAGATTCTAAAATCTGTGAAGCAGCAGCTGAGGATGCCACAGCAGCAGCACCCACGGCTGCTGCCATAGAACCTGCCGAGTTGACTGTTGAAGCTGGTGACGGCCTTCCTGTGCGTGACATCAGTGATGGGGAGATGCCTGAAG ATAGGGCATTGGAGTCCGAACCTTCCGATCGTCCAGAAACAAAGAAATCTGAAGCAGTTG ATAGAGCTTTGGAATCTGACCCTTCTGATcatccagaagaaaagaaatatccagCAGATG ATAGAGCTTTGGATTCCGACCCTTCTGAAgatccagaaataaagaaatatccagcagatg ATAGAGCTTTGGAGTCCGACCCTTCTGATGATCCAGAAGTAAAGAAATATCCAGCAGATG ATAGAGCTTTGGAATCTGACCCTTCTGATcatccagaaggaaagaaatatccaGCAGATG ATAGAGCTTTGGATTCCGACCCTTCTGAAgatccagaaataaagaaatatccagcagatg ATAGAGCTTTGGATTCCGACCCTTCTGAAgatccagaaataaagaaatatccGGCAGATG ATAGAGCTGTGGAGTCCGACCCTTCTGATgatccagaaggaaagaaatctccagcagatg ATAGAGCTTTGGAATCTGACCCTTCTGATcatccagaaggaaagaaatatccaGCAGATG ATACAGCTTTGGATTCCGGCCCTTCTGAAgatccagaaataaagaaatatccGGCAGATG ATAGACCTTTGGAGTCCGACCCTTCTGATgatccagaaggaaagaaatctccAGCAGATG ATAGAGCTTTGGAATCTGACCCTTCTGATcatccagaaggaaagaaatatccaGCAGATG ATAGACCTTTGGAGTCCGACCCTTCTGATGATCCAGAAGGAAAGACATCTCCAGCAGATG ATAGAGCTTTGGATTCCGACCCTTCTGAAgatccagaaataaagaaatatccagcagatg ATAGAGCTTTGGATTCCGACCCTTCTGAAgatccagaaataaagaaatatccGGCAGATG ATAGAGCTGTGGAGTCCGACCCTTCTGATgatccagaaggaaagaaatctccagcagatg ATAGAGCTTTGGAATCTGACCCTTCTGATcatccagaaggaaagaaatatccaGCAGATG ATACAGCTTTGGATTCCGGCCCTTCTGAAgatccagaaataaagaaatatccGGCAGATG ATAGACCTTTGGAGTCCGACCCTTCTGATgatccagaaggaaagaaatctccAGCAGATG ATAGAGCTGTGGAGTCCGACCCTTCTGATgatccagaaggaaagaaatctccagcagatg ATAGAGCTTTGGAGTCCTACCCTTCTGATGATCCAGAAGTAAAGAAATATCCAGCAGATG ATAGAGCTTTGGAGTCCGACCCTTCTGATGATCCAGAAGGAAAGACATCTCCAGCAGATG ATAGAGCTTTGGAGTCCGACCCTTCTGATgatccagaaggaaagaaatctccagcagatg ATAGAGGTTTGGAGTCCTACCCTTCTGATgatccagaaggaaagaaatctccagcagatg ATAGGGTTTTGGAGTCCGACCGTTCTGATCATCCAGAAACCAAGAAATTTCAAGTAGTTG ATAGGGCTTTGGAGTCTGACCCTTCTTATCatccagaaggaaggaaatatccagcagatg atagGGCTTTGGAGTCCAACCCTTCTGAAACAAGGAAATCCCAAACAG cacaagaaataggagaaaacagCCATAGAAACCAT ATATATATGGATCgtttttctttgaaattcagtTCATGCTCGACAATTTTCCTTGAAGACAGCACAGCCAGCTGCCCTGATTTTGAAATGACACTACACTA TATCTCCTTGGAGTTATATATTCTTATCAAGGAAag agatggaaatatatctttcaaaatatttgatgaacGTATATACCCATTGGAC gacgaaatggaaaaatacattatGTGTGATCCTTCACAGACAATGATTTATGAATTTATATGTTCCCTGTTTTatgtaaaaattctaaatgttgtTGATGCCATCAAAAGTAGG ATGTACATCCGAAGACTTCTACAGTGTGCTCCTATGTACATTCGTCCAACCACCTGGAGGAGGATTATCCTCGGAGCCTTTCTTGTTGTCATCAAGGTTGGGAGCAATGTGGCTGTGTGCAATGAGGACTTATGCATGCGCTTTGAGAAAACTACAGTTGACGATCT GAATATGCTGGAAATGTACTTCTTGAGGCTAATTGATTATGATACTAACGTTTCTAAAAGTGCTTATACCGGATACTACTTCCGTCTTCGTGACTTTATAGTCAGGCAGGGCCTGAGTTTGCCTACTTACCTTCTTGACAGAAAAAGAGCATGGGATCTGCAG
- the LOC103791199 gene encoding uncharacterized protein LOC103791199 isoform X44 → MGNKLCCCVCPVSDDDEVSGCSPDSKICEAAAEDATAAAPTAAAIEPAELTVEAGDGLPVRDISDGEMPEDRALESEPSDRPETKKSEAVDRALESDPSDHPEEKKYPADDRALDSDPSEDPEIKKYPADDRALESDPSDDPEVKKYPADDRALESDPSDHPEGKKYPADDRALDSDPSEDPEIKKYPADDRALDSDPSEDPEIKKYPADDRAVESDPSDDPEGKKSPADDRALESDPSDHPEGKKYPADDTALDSGPSEDPEIKKYPADDRPLESDPSDDPEGKKSPADDRALESDPSDHPEGKKYPADDRPLESDPSDDPEGKTSPADDRAVESDPSDDPEGKKSPADDRALESDPSDHPEGKKYPADDTALDSGPSEDPEIKKYPADDRPLESDPSDDPEGKKSPADDRAVESDPSDDPEGKKSPADDRALESYPSDDPEVKKYPADDRALESDPSDDPEGKTSPADDRALESDPSDDPEGKKSPADDRGLESYPSDDPEGKKSPADDRVLESDRSDHPETKKFQVVDRALESDPSYHPEGRKYPADDRALESNPSETRKSQTAQEIGENSHRNHIYMDRFSLKFSSCSTIFLEDSTASCPDFEMTLHYISLELYILIKERDGNISFKIFDERIYPLDDEMEKYIMCDPSQTMIYEFICSLFYVKILNVVDAIKSRMYIRRLLQCAPMYIRPTTWRRIILGAFLVVIKVGSNVAVCNEDLCMRFEKTTVDDLNMLEMYFLRLIDYDTNVSKSAYTGYYFRLRDFIVRQGLSLPTYLLDRKRAWDLQALSRMEQDEVFYTGMTRSVSVDDITSLQRTKAILS, encoded by the exons ATGGGGAACAAACTGTGCTGCTGTGTGTGCCCCGTTTCGGACGATGATGAGGTGTCAGGGTGTTCTCCAGATTCTAAAATCTGTGAAGCAGCAGCTGAGGATGCCACAGCAGCAGCACCCACGGCTGCTGCCATAGAACCTGCCGAGTTGACTGTTGAAGCTGGTGACGGCCTTCCTGTGCGTGACATCAGTGATGGGGAGATGCCTGAAG ATAGGGCATTGGAGTCCGAACCTTCCGATCGTCCAGAAACAAAGAAATCTGAAGCAGTTG ATAGAGCTTTGGAATCTGACCCTTCTGATcatccagaagaaaagaaatatccagCAGATG ATAGAGCTTTGGATTCCGACCCTTCTGAAgatccagaaataaagaaatatccagcagatg ATAGAGCTTTGGAGTCCGACCCTTCTGATGATCCAGAAGTAAAGAAATATCCAGCAGATG ATAGAGCTTTGGAATCTGACCCTTCTGATcatccagaaggaaagaaatatccaGCAGATG ATAGAGCTTTGGATTCCGACCCTTCTGAAgatccagaaataaagaaatatccagcagatg ATAGAGCTTTGGATTCCGACCCTTCTGAAgatccagaaataaagaaatatccGGCAGATG ATAGAGCTGTGGAGTCCGACCCTTCTGATgatccagaaggaaagaaatctccagcagatg ATAGAGCTTTGGAATCTGACCCTTCTGATcatccagaaggaaagaaatatccaGCAGATG ATACAGCTTTGGATTCCGGCCCTTCTGAAgatccagaaataaagaaatatccGGCAGATG ATAGACCTTTGGAGTCCGACCCTTCTGATgatccagaaggaaagaaatctccAGCAGATG ATAGAGCTTTGGAATCTGACCCTTCTGATcatccagaaggaaagaaatatccaGCAGATG ATAGACCTTTGGAGTCCGACCCTTCTGATGATCCAGAAGGAAAGACATCTCCAGCAGATG ATAGAGCTGTGGAGTCCGACCCTTCTGATgatccagaaggaaagaaatctccagcagatg ATAGAGCTTTGGAATCTGACCCTTCTGATcatccagaaggaaagaaatatccaGCAGATG ATACAGCTTTGGATTCCGGCCCTTCTGAAgatccagaaataaagaaatatccGGCAGATG ATAGACCTTTGGAGTCCGACCCTTCTGATgatccagaaggaaagaaatctccAGCAGATG ATAGAGCTGTGGAGTCCGACCCTTCTGATgatccagaaggaaagaaatctccagcagatg ATAGAGCTTTGGAGTCCTACCCTTCTGATGATCCAGAAGTAAAGAAATATCCAGCAGATG ATAGAGCTTTGGAGTCCGACCCTTCTGATGATCCAGAAGGAAAGACATCTCCAGCAGATG ATAGAGCTTTGGAGTCCGACCCTTCTGATgatccagaaggaaagaaatctccagcagatg ATAGAGGTTTGGAGTCCTACCCTTCTGATgatccagaaggaaagaaatctccagcagatg ATAGGGTTTTGGAGTCCGACCGTTCTGATCATCCAGAAACCAAGAAATTTCAAGTAGTTG ATAGGGCTTTGGAGTCTGACCCTTCTTATCatccagaaggaaggaaatatccagcagatg atagGGCTTTGGAGTCCAACCCTTCTGAAACAAGGAAATCCCAAACAG cacaagaaataggagaaaacagCCATAGAAACCAT ATATATATGGATCgtttttctttgaaattcagtTCATGCTCGACAATTTTCCTTGAAGACAGCACAGCCAGCTGCCCTGATTTTGAAATGACACTACACTA TATCTCCTTGGAGTTATATATTCTTATCAAGGAAag agatggaaatatatctttcaaaatatttgatgaacGTATATACCCATTGGAC gacgaaatggaaaaatacattatGTGTGATCCTTCACAGACAATGATTTATGAATTTATATGTTCCCTGTTTTatgtaaaaattctaaatgttgtTGATGCCATCAAAAGTAGG ATGTACATCCGAAGACTTCTACAGTGTGCTCCTATGTACATTCGTCCAACCACCTGGAGGAGGATTATCCTCGGAGCCTTTCTTGTTGTCATCAAGGTTGGGAGCAATGTGGCTGTGTGCAATGAGGACTTATGCATGCGCTTTGAGAAAACTACAGTTGACGATCT GAATATGCTGGAAATGTACTTCTTGAGGCTAATTGATTATGATACTAACGTTTCTAAAAGTGCTTATACCGGATACTACTTCCGTCTTCGTGACTTTATAGTCAGGCAGGGCCTGAGTTTGCCTACTTACCTTCTTGACAGAAAAAGAGCATGGGATCTGCAG